A DNA window from Octopus sinensis linkage group LG25, ASM634580v1, whole genome shotgun sequence contains the following coding sequences:
- the LOC115224317 gene encoding LIM domain kinase 1 isoform X5, with the protein MVAGEHRYHPECFLCCHCSTYIGDGEGYALVERTKLYCAYCYNNVIKPKFTEMPENRRPHSIQLIEIPANPESGSRGVQLSVEKGVYTPFQKGASHLIRISGLDGSPELNSLNIGDKILEVNGTAVKEKSFDEIDSLVKNTNETIQLTVESESNSVVGESPSKETSSSVSSPEPSSPTEIDVDGMRVPLRRKSLLKARNYSPSKRRSKSPSPAPPTRQKTLELTRANSFRNQTQSHRMFRSSDLQLGEVLGKGFYGQATKVTHKTTKEVMVLKELTRFDETAQKNFMKEVSVLRNLNHPNVLKFMGVLYKDKKLNLVTEFISGGTVKDFLHDLTITLTWERRVKMCKDIAAGMEYLHSMDIIHRDLNSQNCLVKEDRTVVVADFGLARVIGDQSDVRRQEKRTTTKTSPNKRYERKKRYTVVGNPYWMAPEMLNGQKYDERVDIFSFGIMMCEIIGRVVADPDYLPRTYDFGMNAEVFLSKFAEDCPNAFFKLCLLCCQLNPDSRPSFEKIHMLCEALLLHFEHNMALPTELQEDALTFYRKTRENCSTSWKLKDGNNQKYSKTNLHKISETNSKDASSLSAASSAANSNTTNTTTTSNSSPITSPPSAASANTTDSSSPSFPSSSSSPTNTTATTPVAAAATTAATTTTIITTTTVSSQSLSSLSSASSSSSSSSSSSSSSASSALTSSSLSLSPALSPAKTCSPPIKATLSSNT; encoded by the exons ATG GTGGCAGGAGAACATCGGTACCACCCAGAATGCTTTCTGTGCTGTCACTGCTCTACCTACATTGGAGATGGAGAGGGGTACGCCTTGGTGGAACGGACAAAACTCTACtg TGCTTATTGCTACAACAATGTGATAAAACCAAAATTCACTGAAATGCCTGAAAACAGGAGGCCTCATTCCATCCAGCTGATTGAAATACCAGCCAATCCGGAAAGTGGCAGTCGTGGTGTACAGCTCAGTGTGGAAAAAGGTGTATACACCCCGTTTCAAAAGGGAGCATCCCATCTCATCCGAATTTCAGG GCTTGATGGCAGCCCTGAATTGAATTCTTTAAATATTGGTGATAAAATTTTAGAAGTAAATGGCACAGCAGTGAAGGAAAAATCTTTCGATGAG ATTGACTCTTTAGTCAAAAATACCAATGAAACAATACAGTTGACTGTTGAGTCGGAGTCGAATTCCGTAGTTGGAGAATCTCCGTCCAAAGAGACATCTAGCAGTGTTTCCAGCCCTGAACCCAGCTCTCCCACAGAGATTGACGTGGATGGCATGCGAGTGCCGCTTAGACGGAAGTCTTTATTAAAAGCTAGAAA TTATAGTCCGTCAAAGCGGAGAAGCAAGTCTCCATCGCCGGCGCCCCCAACACGACAAAAGACACTTGAGTTGACACGAGCCAATTCCTTCCGCAACCAAACGCAGTCACATCGCATGTTTCGCTCAAGTGACCTTCAGCTTGGAGAAGTTCTTGGAAAAGGATTTTATGGTCAAGCTACTAAA GTAACTCATAAAACCACGAAAGAAGTGATGGTTCTAAAAGAATTGACACGCTTTGATGAAACAGCACAGAAGAATTTCATGAAAGAG GTCTCAGTGCTGAGGAACCTTAATCATCCTAATGTACTCAAGTTCATGGGAGTTTTGtacaaagataaaaaattaaaccTCGTTACTG AATTTATAtctggtggaactgtaaaagacTTCTTACACGACTTGACAATCACTTTGACCTGGGAGAGACGGGTAAAAATGTGCAAAGACATAGCAGCAGGAATG GAATATTTACATTCCATGGACATAATCCACCGAGACTTGAACTCCCAAAATTGTTTAGTAAAAGAG GACCGAACTGTGGTAGTCGCAGATTTTGGATTGGCGCGAGTGATTGGTGACCAATCAGACGTTCGTCGCCAGGAGAAgcggacaacaacaaaaacctctCCAAATAAGCGATATGAAAGAAAGAAGCGATATACGGTGGTAGGGAATCCATACTGGATGGCGCCCGAGATGTTGAATGGCCAAAAATATGATGAGCGAGTCGATATATTCTCTTTCGGTATCATGATGTGTGAG ATCATTGGCCGTGTCGTTGCTGACCCAGACTACCTACCACGAACCTATGACTTTGGTATGAACGCTGAAGTGTTCCTCAGTAAATTTGCCGAGGATTGCCCCAATGCCTTTTTCAAACTTTGTCTTTTGTGTTGCCAACTCAACCCAGACAGCAG GCCTTCTTTTGAAAAAATTCATATGCTTTGTGAAGCATTACTTCTTCATTTTGAACATAATATGGCTCTTCCGACAGAGTTGCAAGAAGATGCCTTAACCTTCTATCGAAAGACTCGTGAAAACTGCTCCACTTCTTGGAAGTTGAAAGACGGcaataatcaaaaatattccaaaacCAACCTCCACAAAATTTCCGAAACAAACTCCAAAGATGCCAGCAGCTTATCTGCTGCTTCCTCTgctgccaacagcaacaccaccaacaccaccacaacctcgaATTCTTCCCCCATCACCTCTCCTCCATCCGCCGCCTCAGCAAACACCACTgactcttcctctccttcttttccctcctcctcctcttcccccaccaacacaaccgccaccacccctgttgccgccgctgccaccaccgccgccaccaccaccaccattatcaccactaccaccgtatCTTCAcagtcgttgtcatcgttgtcgtcagcATCCTcttcgtcctcatcatcatcgtcgtcatcttcgtcatcagcatcatcagcattaacatcatcatcgttatcactatCGCCAGCCTTGTCTCCAGCCAAAACCTGCTCTCCTCCAATCAAAGCAACCCTGTCATCAAACACGTAG
- the LOC115224317 gene encoding LIM domain kinase 2 isoform X3 — MQLLRFFGFCMRCSRCQRRLTNWYVEKGGQLFCRQDYWTIYGDACHGCSELIAGPVMVAGEHRYHPECFLCCHCSTYIGDGEGYALVERTKLYCAYCYNNVIKPKFTEMPENRRPHSIQLIEIPANPESGSRGVQLSVEKGVYTPFQKGASHLIRISGLDGSPELNSLNIGDKILEVNGTAVKEKSFDEIDSLVKNTNETIQLTVESESNSVVGESPSKETSSSVSSPEPSSPTEIDVDGMRVPLRRKSLLKARNYSPSKRRSKSPSPAPPTRQKTLELTRANSFRNQTQSHRMFRSSDLQLGEVLGKGFYGQATKVTHKTTKEVMVLKELTRFDETAQKNFMKEVSVLRNLNHPNVLKFMGVLYKDKKLNLVTEFISGGTVKDFLHDLTITLTWERRVKMCKDIAAGMEYLHSMDIIHRDLNSQNCLVKEDRTVVVADFGLARVIGDQSDVRRQEKRTTTKTSPNKRYERKKRYTVVGNPYWMAPEMLNGQKYDERVDIFSFGIMMCEIIGRVVADPDYLPRTYDFGMNAEVFLSKFAEDCPNAFFKLCLLCCQLNPDSRPSFEKIHMLCEALLLHFEHNMALPTELQEDALTFYRKTRENCSTSWKLKDGNNQKYSKTNLHKISETNSKDASSLSAASSAANSNTTNTTTTSNSSPITSPPSAASANTTDSSSPSFPSSSSSPTNTTATTPVAAAATTAATTTTIITTTTVSSQSLSSLSSASSSSSSSSSSSSSSASSALTSSSLSLSPALSPAKTCSPPIKATLSSNT, encoded by the exons GTGTTCTAGATGTCAACGCCGGCTAACCAACTGGTATGTTGAAAAAGGTGGACAACTTTTCTGCCGTCAAGATTACTGGACAATATATGGTGATGCCTGTCACGGTTGTTCGGAATTAATTGCTGGCCCTGTCATG GTGGCAGGAGAACATCGGTACCACCCAGAATGCTTTCTGTGCTGTCACTGCTCTACCTACATTGGAGATGGAGAGGGGTACGCCTTGGTGGAACGGACAAAACTCTACtg TGCTTATTGCTACAACAATGTGATAAAACCAAAATTCACTGAAATGCCTGAAAACAGGAGGCCTCATTCCATCCAGCTGATTGAAATACCAGCCAATCCGGAAAGTGGCAGTCGTGGTGTACAGCTCAGTGTGGAAAAAGGTGTATACACCCCGTTTCAAAAGGGAGCATCCCATCTCATCCGAATTTCAGG GCTTGATGGCAGCCCTGAATTGAATTCTTTAAATATTGGTGATAAAATTTTAGAAGTAAATGGCACAGCAGTGAAGGAAAAATCTTTCGATGAG ATTGACTCTTTAGTCAAAAATACCAATGAAACAATACAGTTGACTGTTGAGTCGGAGTCGAATTCCGTAGTTGGAGAATCTCCGTCCAAAGAGACATCTAGCAGTGTTTCCAGCCCTGAACCCAGCTCTCCCACAGAGATTGACGTGGATGGCATGCGAGTGCCGCTTAGACGGAAGTCTTTATTAAAAGCTAGAAA TTATAGTCCGTCAAAGCGGAGAAGCAAGTCTCCATCGCCGGCGCCCCCAACACGACAAAAGACACTTGAGTTGACACGAGCCAATTCCTTCCGCAACCAAACGCAGTCACATCGCATGTTTCGCTCAAGTGACCTTCAGCTTGGAGAAGTTCTTGGAAAAGGATTTTATGGTCAAGCTACTAAA GTAACTCATAAAACCACGAAAGAAGTGATGGTTCTAAAAGAATTGACACGCTTTGATGAAACAGCACAGAAGAATTTCATGAAAGAG GTCTCAGTGCTGAGGAACCTTAATCATCCTAATGTACTCAAGTTCATGGGAGTTTTGtacaaagataaaaaattaaaccTCGTTACTG AATTTATAtctggtggaactgtaaaagacTTCTTACACGACTTGACAATCACTTTGACCTGGGAGAGACGGGTAAAAATGTGCAAAGACATAGCAGCAGGAATG GAATATTTACATTCCATGGACATAATCCACCGAGACTTGAACTCCCAAAATTGTTTAGTAAAAGAG GACCGAACTGTGGTAGTCGCAGATTTTGGATTGGCGCGAGTGATTGGTGACCAATCAGACGTTCGTCGCCAGGAGAAgcggacaacaacaaaaacctctCCAAATAAGCGATATGAAAGAAAGAAGCGATATACGGTGGTAGGGAATCCATACTGGATGGCGCCCGAGATGTTGAATGGCCAAAAATATGATGAGCGAGTCGATATATTCTCTTTCGGTATCATGATGTGTGAG ATCATTGGCCGTGTCGTTGCTGACCCAGACTACCTACCACGAACCTATGACTTTGGTATGAACGCTGAAGTGTTCCTCAGTAAATTTGCCGAGGATTGCCCCAATGCCTTTTTCAAACTTTGTCTTTTGTGTTGCCAACTCAACCCAGACAGCAG GCCTTCTTTTGAAAAAATTCATATGCTTTGTGAAGCATTACTTCTTCATTTTGAACATAATATGGCTCTTCCGACAGAGTTGCAAGAAGATGCCTTAACCTTCTATCGAAAGACTCGTGAAAACTGCTCCACTTCTTGGAAGTTGAAAGACGGcaataatcaaaaatattccaaaacCAACCTCCACAAAATTTCCGAAACAAACTCCAAAGATGCCAGCAGCTTATCTGCTGCTTCCTCTgctgccaacagcaacaccaccaacaccaccacaacctcgaATTCTTCCCCCATCACCTCTCCTCCATCCGCCGCCTCAGCAAACACCACTgactcttcctctccttcttttccctcctcctcctcttcccccaccaacacaaccgccaccacccctgttgccgccgctgccaccaccgccgccaccaccaccaccattatcaccactaccaccgtatCTTCAcagtcgttgtcatcgttgtcgtcagcATCCTcttcgtcctcatcatcatcgtcgtcatcttcgtcatcagcatcatcagcattaacatcatcatcgttatcactatCGCCAGCCTTGTCTCCAGCCAAAACCTGCTCTCCTCCAATCAAAGCAACCCTGTCATCAAACACGTAG
- the LOC115224317 gene encoding LIM domain kinase 2 isoform X1 produces the protein MSLAGVPTSQAGELPLCPGCTLAIAVDNTSTVIEHALDAVWHQTCFRCSRCQRRLTNWYVEKGGQLFCRQDYWTIYGDACHGCSELIAGPVMVAGEHRYHPECFLCCHCSTYIGDGEGYALVERTKLYCAYCYNNVIKPKFTEMPENRRPHSIQLIEIPANPESGSRGVQLSVEKGVYTPFQKGASHLIRISGLDGSPELNSLNIGDKILEVNGTAVKEKSFDEIDSLVKNTNETIQLTVESESNSVVGESPSKETSSSVSSPEPSSPTEIDVDGMRVPLRRKSLLKARNYSPSKRRSKSPSPAPPTRQKTLELTRANSFRNQTQSHRMFRSSDLQLGEVLGKGFYGQATKVTHKTTKEVMVLKELTRFDETAQKNFMKEVSVLRNLNHPNVLKFMGVLYKDKKLNLVTEFISGGTVKDFLHDLTITLTWERRVKMCKDIAAGMEYLHSMDIIHRDLNSQNCLVKEDRTVVVADFGLARVIGDQSDVRRQEKRTTTKTSPNKRYERKKRYTVVGNPYWMAPEMLNGQKYDERVDIFSFGIMMCEIIGRVVADPDYLPRTYDFGMNAEVFLSKFAEDCPNAFFKLCLLCCQLNPDSRPSFEKIHMLCEALLLHFEHNMALPTELQEDALTFYRKTRENCSTSWKLKDGNNQKYSKTNLHKISETNSKDASSLSAASSAANSNTTNTTTTSNSSPITSPPSAASANTTDSSSPSFPSSSSSPTNTTATTPVAAAATTAATTTTIITTTTVSSQSLSSLSSASSSSSSSSSSSSSSASSALTSSSLSLSPALSPAKTCSPPIKATLSSNT, from the exons GTGTTCTAGATGTCAACGCCGGCTAACCAACTGGTATGTTGAAAAAGGTGGACAACTTTTCTGCCGTCAAGATTACTGGACAATATATGGTGATGCCTGTCACGGTTGTTCGGAATTAATTGCTGGCCCTGTCATG GTGGCAGGAGAACATCGGTACCACCCAGAATGCTTTCTGTGCTGTCACTGCTCTACCTACATTGGAGATGGAGAGGGGTACGCCTTGGTGGAACGGACAAAACTCTACtg TGCTTATTGCTACAACAATGTGATAAAACCAAAATTCACTGAAATGCCTGAAAACAGGAGGCCTCATTCCATCCAGCTGATTGAAATACCAGCCAATCCGGAAAGTGGCAGTCGTGGTGTACAGCTCAGTGTGGAAAAAGGTGTATACACCCCGTTTCAAAAGGGAGCATCCCATCTCATCCGAATTTCAGG GCTTGATGGCAGCCCTGAATTGAATTCTTTAAATATTGGTGATAAAATTTTAGAAGTAAATGGCACAGCAGTGAAGGAAAAATCTTTCGATGAG ATTGACTCTTTAGTCAAAAATACCAATGAAACAATACAGTTGACTGTTGAGTCGGAGTCGAATTCCGTAGTTGGAGAATCTCCGTCCAAAGAGACATCTAGCAGTGTTTCCAGCCCTGAACCCAGCTCTCCCACAGAGATTGACGTGGATGGCATGCGAGTGCCGCTTAGACGGAAGTCTTTATTAAAAGCTAGAAA TTATAGTCCGTCAAAGCGGAGAAGCAAGTCTCCATCGCCGGCGCCCCCAACACGACAAAAGACACTTGAGTTGACACGAGCCAATTCCTTCCGCAACCAAACGCAGTCACATCGCATGTTTCGCTCAAGTGACCTTCAGCTTGGAGAAGTTCTTGGAAAAGGATTTTATGGTCAAGCTACTAAA GTAACTCATAAAACCACGAAAGAAGTGATGGTTCTAAAAGAATTGACACGCTTTGATGAAACAGCACAGAAGAATTTCATGAAAGAG GTCTCAGTGCTGAGGAACCTTAATCATCCTAATGTACTCAAGTTCATGGGAGTTTTGtacaaagataaaaaattaaaccTCGTTACTG AATTTATAtctggtggaactgtaaaagacTTCTTACACGACTTGACAATCACTTTGACCTGGGAGAGACGGGTAAAAATGTGCAAAGACATAGCAGCAGGAATG GAATATTTACATTCCATGGACATAATCCACCGAGACTTGAACTCCCAAAATTGTTTAGTAAAAGAG GACCGAACTGTGGTAGTCGCAGATTTTGGATTGGCGCGAGTGATTGGTGACCAATCAGACGTTCGTCGCCAGGAGAAgcggacaacaacaaaaacctctCCAAATAAGCGATATGAAAGAAAGAAGCGATATACGGTGGTAGGGAATCCATACTGGATGGCGCCCGAGATGTTGAATGGCCAAAAATATGATGAGCGAGTCGATATATTCTCTTTCGGTATCATGATGTGTGAG ATCATTGGCCGTGTCGTTGCTGACCCAGACTACCTACCACGAACCTATGACTTTGGTATGAACGCTGAAGTGTTCCTCAGTAAATTTGCCGAGGATTGCCCCAATGCCTTTTTCAAACTTTGTCTTTTGTGTTGCCAACTCAACCCAGACAGCAG GCCTTCTTTTGAAAAAATTCATATGCTTTGTGAAGCATTACTTCTTCATTTTGAACATAATATGGCTCTTCCGACAGAGTTGCAAGAAGATGCCTTAACCTTCTATCGAAAGACTCGTGAAAACTGCTCCACTTCTTGGAAGTTGAAAGACGGcaataatcaaaaatattccaaaacCAACCTCCACAAAATTTCCGAAACAAACTCCAAAGATGCCAGCAGCTTATCTGCTGCTTCCTCTgctgccaacagcaacaccaccaacaccaccacaacctcgaATTCTTCCCCCATCACCTCTCCTCCATCCGCCGCCTCAGCAAACACCACTgactcttcctctccttcttttccctcctcctcctcttcccccaccaacacaaccgccaccacccctgttgccgccgctgccaccaccgccgccaccaccaccaccattatcaccactaccaccgtatCTTCAcagtcgttgtcatcgttgtcgtcagcATCCTcttcgtcctcatcatcatcgtcgtcatcttcgtcatcagcatcatcagcattaacatcatcatcgttatcactatCGCCAGCCTTGTCTCCAGCCAAAACCTGCTCTCCTCCAATCAAAGCAACCCTGTCATCAAACACGTAG
- the LOC115224317 gene encoding LIM domain kinase 2 isoform X2 produces MDIIAIIFSVILFFLSMCSRCQRRLTNWYVEKGGQLFCRQDYWTIYGDACHGCSELIAGPVMVAGEHRYHPECFLCCHCSTYIGDGEGYALVERTKLYCAYCYNNVIKPKFTEMPENRRPHSIQLIEIPANPESGSRGVQLSVEKGVYTPFQKGASHLIRISGLDGSPELNSLNIGDKILEVNGTAVKEKSFDEIDSLVKNTNETIQLTVESESNSVVGESPSKETSSSVSSPEPSSPTEIDVDGMRVPLRRKSLLKARNYSPSKRRSKSPSPAPPTRQKTLELTRANSFRNQTQSHRMFRSSDLQLGEVLGKGFYGQATKVTHKTTKEVMVLKELTRFDETAQKNFMKEVSVLRNLNHPNVLKFMGVLYKDKKLNLVTEFISGGTVKDFLHDLTITLTWERRVKMCKDIAAGMEYLHSMDIIHRDLNSQNCLVKEDRTVVVADFGLARVIGDQSDVRRQEKRTTTKTSPNKRYERKKRYTVVGNPYWMAPEMLNGQKYDERVDIFSFGIMMCEIIGRVVADPDYLPRTYDFGMNAEVFLSKFAEDCPNAFFKLCLLCCQLNPDSRPSFEKIHMLCEALLLHFEHNMALPTELQEDALTFYRKTRENCSTSWKLKDGNNQKYSKTNLHKISETNSKDASSLSAASSAANSNTTNTTTTSNSSPITSPPSAASANTTDSSSPSFPSSSSSPTNTTATTPVAAAATTAATTTTIITTTTVSSQSLSSLSSASSSSSSSSSSSSSSASSALTSSSLSLSPALSPAKTCSPPIKATLSSNT; encoded by the exons GTGTTCTAGATGTCAACGCCGGCTAACCAACTGGTATGTTGAAAAAGGTGGACAACTTTTCTGCCGTCAAGATTACTGGACAATATATGGTGATGCCTGTCACGGTTGTTCGGAATTAATTGCTGGCCCTGTCATG GTGGCAGGAGAACATCGGTACCACCCAGAATGCTTTCTGTGCTGTCACTGCTCTACCTACATTGGAGATGGAGAGGGGTACGCCTTGGTGGAACGGACAAAACTCTACtg TGCTTATTGCTACAACAATGTGATAAAACCAAAATTCACTGAAATGCCTGAAAACAGGAGGCCTCATTCCATCCAGCTGATTGAAATACCAGCCAATCCGGAAAGTGGCAGTCGTGGTGTACAGCTCAGTGTGGAAAAAGGTGTATACACCCCGTTTCAAAAGGGAGCATCCCATCTCATCCGAATTTCAGG GCTTGATGGCAGCCCTGAATTGAATTCTTTAAATATTGGTGATAAAATTTTAGAAGTAAATGGCACAGCAGTGAAGGAAAAATCTTTCGATGAG ATTGACTCTTTAGTCAAAAATACCAATGAAACAATACAGTTGACTGTTGAGTCGGAGTCGAATTCCGTAGTTGGAGAATCTCCGTCCAAAGAGACATCTAGCAGTGTTTCCAGCCCTGAACCCAGCTCTCCCACAGAGATTGACGTGGATGGCATGCGAGTGCCGCTTAGACGGAAGTCTTTATTAAAAGCTAGAAA TTATAGTCCGTCAAAGCGGAGAAGCAAGTCTCCATCGCCGGCGCCCCCAACACGACAAAAGACACTTGAGTTGACACGAGCCAATTCCTTCCGCAACCAAACGCAGTCACATCGCATGTTTCGCTCAAGTGACCTTCAGCTTGGAGAAGTTCTTGGAAAAGGATTTTATGGTCAAGCTACTAAA GTAACTCATAAAACCACGAAAGAAGTGATGGTTCTAAAAGAATTGACACGCTTTGATGAAACAGCACAGAAGAATTTCATGAAAGAG GTCTCAGTGCTGAGGAACCTTAATCATCCTAATGTACTCAAGTTCATGGGAGTTTTGtacaaagataaaaaattaaaccTCGTTACTG AATTTATAtctggtggaactgtaaaagacTTCTTACACGACTTGACAATCACTTTGACCTGGGAGAGACGGGTAAAAATGTGCAAAGACATAGCAGCAGGAATG GAATATTTACATTCCATGGACATAATCCACCGAGACTTGAACTCCCAAAATTGTTTAGTAAAAGAG GACCGAACTGTGGTAGTCGCAGATTTTGGATTGGCGCGAGTGATTGGTGACCAATCAGACGTTCGTCGCCAGGAGAAgcggacaacaacaaaaacctctCCAAATAAGCGATATGAAAGAAAGAAGCGATATACGGTGGTAGGGAATCCATACTGGATGGCGCCCGAGATGTTGAATGGCCAAAAATATGATGAGCGAGTCGATATATTCTCTTTCGGTATCATGATGTGTGAG ATCATTGGCCGTGTCGTTGCTGACCCAGACTACCTACCACGAACCTATGACTTTGGTATGAACGCTGAAGTGTTCCTCAGTAAATTTGCCGAGGATTGCCCCAATGCCTTTTTCAAACTTTGTCTTTTGTGTTGCCAACTCAACCCAGACAGCAG GCCTTCTTTTGAAAAAATTCATATGCTTTGTGAAGCATTACTTCTTCATTTTGAACATAATATGGCTCTTCCGACAGAGTTGCAAGAAGATGCCTTAACCTTCTATCGAAAGACTCGTGAAAACTGCTCCACTTCTTGGAAGTTGAAAGACGGcaataatcaaaaatattccaaaacCAACCTCCACAAAATTTCCGAAACAAACTCCAAAGATGCCAGCAGCTTATCTGCTGCTTCCTCTgctgccaacagcaacaccaccaacaccaccacaacctcgaATTCTTCCCCCATCACCTCTCCTCCATCCGCCGCCTCAGCAAACACCACTgactcttcctctccttcttttccctcctcctcctcttcccccaccaacacaaccgccaccacccctgttgccgccgctgccaccaccgccgccaccaccaccaccattatcaccactaccaccgtatCTTCAcagtcgttgtcatcgttgtcgtcagcATCCTcttcgtcctcatcatcatcgtcgtcatcttcgtcatcagcatcatcagcattaacatcatcatcgttatcactatCGCCAGCCTTGTCTCCAGCCAAAACCTGCTCTCCTCCAATCAAAGCAACCCTGTCATCAAACACGTAG